A region of Pongo pygmaeus isolate AG05252 chromosome 15, NHGRI_mPonPyg2-v2.0_pri, whole genome shotgun sequence DNA encodes the following proteins:
- the LGALS3 gene encoding galectin-3: MADNFSLHDALSGSGNPNPQGWPGAWGNQPAGAGGYPGASYPGAYPGQAPPGAYPGQAPPGAYPGAPGAYPGASAPGVYPGPPSGPGAYPPPGQPSAPGAYPATGPYGAPAGPLIVPYNLPLPGGVVPRMLITILGTVKPNANRIALDFQRGNDVAFHFNPRFNENNRRVIVCNTKLDNNWGREERQSVFPFESGKPFKIQVLVEPDHFKVAVNDAHLLQYNHRVKKLNEISKLGISGDIDLTSASYTMI, translated from the exons ATGGCAGACAATTTTTCG CTCCATGATGCATTATCTGGGTCTGGAAACCCAAACCCTCAAGGATGGCCTGGCGCATGGGGGAACCAGCCTGCTGGGGCAGGGGGCTACCCAGGGGCTTCCTATCCTGGGGCCTATCCCGGGCAGGCACCCCCAGGGGCTTATCCTGGACAGGCACCTCCAGGCGCCTACCCTGGAGCACCTGGAGCTTATCCCGGAGCATCTGCACCTGGAGTCTACCCAGGGCCACCCAGCGGCCCTGGGGCCTACCCACCTCCTGGACAGCCAAGTGCTCCCGGAGCCTACCCTGCCACTGGCCCCTATGGCGCCCCTGCTGGGCCACTG ATTGTGCCTTATAACCTGCCTTTGCCTGGGGGAGTGGTGCCTCGCATGCTGATAACAATTCTGGGCACGGTGAAGCCCAATGCAAACAG AATTGCTTTAGATTTCCAAAGAGGGAATGATGTTGCCTTCCACTTTAACCCACGCTTCAATGAGAACAACAGGAGAGTCATTGTTTGCAATACAAAGCTGGATAATAactggggaagggaagaaagacagTCGGTTTTCCCATTTGAAAGTGGGAAACCATTCAAA ATACAAGTACTGGTTGAACCTGACCacttcaaggttgcagtgaatgaTGCTCACTTGTTGCAGTACAATCATCGGGTTAAAAAACTCAATGAAATCAGCAAACTGGGAATTTCTGGTGACATAGACCTCACCAGTGCTTCATATACCATGATATAA